Proteins encoded together in one Cyanobium sp. WAJ14-Wanaka window:
- a CDS encoding leucyl aminopeptidase, with amino-acid sequence MQFRCLPQDLGNAIASWEGDGLVVGLFAEAKALGHQATTHQALVQRFGPELLERLEQRRFKAKPGASICIERLGAKPQTLILVGLGNEDQWDLDRLRQAGAAGAKAAVAAGVGQLGLALPTGEIPAEAAGQAMAEAVRLSLFQDQRFKSESEAPNLPSEVCLLGLGGDLKEINRALEAVDAICSGVELARELVAAPPNVATPQHLADTASQIAQDFGLQYQVLERADCQALGMGAFLGVTQGSDLPPKFIHLTYRPQGGSSRRVALVGKGLTFDSGGYNLKTAGSQIEMMKFDMGGSGAVLGAARAIGQLQPEGVEVHFIVASCENMVSGGAMHPGDILTASNGKTIEINNTDAEGRLTLADALVYACKLDLDAVVDLATLTGACLIALGEEIAGLWSSSDGLAAALLGAGDSSGEPLWRMPLRPSYKQGLKSSIADMKNTGPRPGGSITAALFLQDFVSPNLPWAHLDIAGTAWSDKGRGMDPAGATGFGVRTLVHWVCQGAAT; translated from the coding sequence ATGCAGTTTCGTTGCCTGCCCCAGGACCTCGGCAATGCCATTGCCAGCTGGGAAGGCGACGGACTGGTGGTGGGGTTATTCGCTGAAGCAAAGGCCCTGGGCCACCAGGCCACAACCCATCAAGCCCTTGTCCAGAGATTTGGGCCCGAACTCCTGGAACGGCTAGAGCAACGCCGCTTCAAGGCAAAGCCCGGCGCATCGATCTGCATCGAGCGCCTGGGGGCAAAACCCCAAACCCTGATCCTGGTGGGCCTCGGCAACGAAGACCAATGGGATCTTGATCGTCTGCGCCAGGCCGGCGCAGCCGGCGCCAAGGCCGCCGTGGCGGCGGGAGTGGGCCAGCTGGGCCTGGCCCTACCAACCGGTGAAATACCTGCTGAAGCCGCTGGTCAGGCCATGGCCGAGGCCGTGCGTTTGAGCCTCTTTCAAGACCAGCGCTTCAAAAGTGAAAGTGAAGCCCCCAATTTGCCCAGCGAGGTGTGCCTGCTCGGCCTAGGCGGTGACCTCAAGGAGATCAACCGGGCCCTGGAGGCCGTCGATGCCATCTGCTCCGGGGTGGAGCTGGCCAGGGAATTGGTGGCCGCTCCCCCCAATGTGGCCACCCCCCAGCACCTCGCCGATACCGCCTCGCAGATCGCCCAAGATTTTGGTCTCCAGTACCAGGTGCTTGAGCGGGCCGACTGCCAGGCCCTAGGCATGGGTGCCTTTCTTGGAGTGACCCAGGGATCCGATCTGCCACCCAAGTTCATCCATCTCACCTACAGGCCCCAGGGGGGCTCCAGCCGCAGGGTGGCCCTGGTGGGCAAAGGGCTCACCTTCGATTCAGGCGGCTACAACCTCAAAACTGCCGGCTCCCAGATCGAAATGATGAAGTTCGACATGGGCGGCAGTGGCGCCGTATTGGGGGCGGCGAGGGCCATTGGCCAGCTCCAGCCGGAAGGCGTGGAGGTGCACTTCATCGTGGCCTCCTGCGAAAACATGGTCAGTGGCGGCGCCATGCACCCCGGCGACATCCTGACCGCCTCCAACGGCAAAACGATCGAGATCAACAACACCGATGCGGAAGGGCGGCTCACCCTGGCCGATGCCCTTGTTTACGCCTGCAAGCTCGATCTCGATGCGGTTGTGGACCTGGCAACCCTTACGGGTGCCTGCCTAATTGCCCTCGGCGAAGAGATTGCTGGGCTGTGGTCGAGTAGCGATGGGTTGGCGGCTGCCCTGCTTGGCGCCGGCGACAGCAGCGGCGAGCCGCTCTGGCGCATGCCCCTCAGGCCCTCCTACAAACAGGGCCTTAAGAGCTCCATTGCAGACATGAAAAACACCGGACCCAGGCCCGGTGGCTCGATCACTGCAGCCCTGTTCCTTCAGGACTTCGTCAGCCCCAACCTGCCCTGGGCCCACCTGGATATCGCCGGCACCGCCTGGAGCGACAAGGGCAGGGGCATGGATCCCGCTGGGGCCACAGGTTTTGGCGTGCGCACCCTGGTGCATTGGGTCTGCCAGGGGGCAGCCACCTAG
- a CDS encoding GIY-YIG nuclease family protein: MAIQGDLFAAADTLQPVQIPGDLPLLRHQLLSWQERLLAHQGPLFAGEAAPSSGQGLLFEPGPGDATHLASSFSPLGLQPQALSFWRWPQAPQQGAALYFVIDRPDSGPATAYPAPALLLYVGETAKADQRWKGEHDCKSYLAAYQEALQKADLRCQLSIRFWLDVPETIKPRRCLEQALIQRWLPPFNKETRGRWSTPFTAETKTGS; encoded by the coding sequence ATGGCTATCCAGGGCGATCTATTTGCCGCTGCAGACACCCTGCAGCCGGTTCAAATCCCTGGGGACCTGCCCCTACTGCGGCACCAATTGCTCAGCTGGCAAGAGCGCCTGCTGGCCCACCAAGGCCCGCTTTTTGCGGGGGAAGCAGCACCCAGCAGCGGCCAAGGTCTGCTTTTTGAGCCTGGTCCAGGTGATGCGACGCACCTGGCCAGCAGCTTTAGCCCCCTAGGCCTCCAACCCCAGGCCCTCTCCTTCTGGCGCTGGCCCCAGGCGCCCCAGCAGGGTGCCGCCCTGTACTTCGTGATCGATCGCCCAGATTCAGGCCCAGCCACGGCCTACCCAGCCCCAGCCCTGCTGCTCTACGTGGGTGAAACCGCCAAGGCCGACCAGCGCTGGAAAGGCGAGCACGACTGCAAAAGCTATTTAGCGGCCTATCAGGAGGCCCTCCAAAAAGCCGATCTCCGTTGCCAGCTGAGCATTCGTTTTTGGCTTGATGTACCGGAAACCATCAAGCCCCGCCGCTGCCTGGAACAGGCCCTGATCCAGCGCTGGCTCCCACCTTTCAACAAGGAAACCCGCGGTCGCTGGAGCACCCCCTTCACCGCCGAAACCAAAACGGGCTCCTAA
- the pyrF gene encoding orotidine-5'-phosphate decarboxylase: MAPLAAPFAAADPAERIIVALDGMDPEQALAFAVGLPKLRWVKVGLELYAAGGPVVVQQLHDQGKQVFLDLKFHDIPATMAGACRSAARLGAQLITVHACAGSEALRAAQESAQESAGAAGLPAPTLLAVTVLTSWDPARFAAELKITEPLANYVPQLAQLAAQAGIGGCVCSPLEVAQLRADHPVPFHLVTPGIRPAGVALGDQQRVLTPAQAISAGSSQLVIGRPITAAPDPAAAFAACCAEVGAALA, translated from the coding sequence ATGGCGCCCTTAGCTGCTCCCTTTGCGGCTGCCGATCCGGCCGAAAGGATCATCGTGGCCCTCGATGGCATGGATCCCGAGCAGGCCCTCGCTTTTGCCGTTGGCTTGCCAAAGCTGCGTTGGGTCAAGGTGGGCCTGGAGCTGTACGCAGCCGGCGGACCGGTGGTGGTGCAACAGCTGCATGACCAGGGCAAGCAGGTATTCCTCGATCTCAAGTTCCACGACATCCCGGCCACCATGGCCGGCGCCTGCCGCAGCGCGGCCCGCCTGGGCGCCCAGCTGATCACCGTGCATGCCTGCGCCGGCAGCGAGGCCCTGCGGGCTGCCCAGGAGTCGGCCCAGGAGTCGGCAGGGGCCGCAGGCTTGCCCGCGCCGACGCTCTTGGCGGTGACGGTGCTCACCAGCTGGGATCCGGCCCGTTTTGCCGCTGAATTGAAGATCACTGAGCCATTGGCCAACTACGTGCCCCAGCTGGCCCAGCTGGCTGCCCAGGCGGGCATTGGCGGCTGTGTGTGCTCTCCCCTGGAGGTGGCTCAGCTGCGGGCCGACCACCCCGTGCCCTTCCACCTAGTGACCCCAGGCATACGCCCCGCCGGTGTGGCCCTTGGGGACCAGCAGCGGGTGCTGACCCCCGCCCAGGCGATTTCAGCTGGTTCCAGCCAGTTGGTGATTGGCCGGCCGATCACCGCTGCCCCAGACCCGGCAGCGGCCTTTGCGGCCTGTTGTGCTGAGGTGGGGGCAGCTCTAGCTTGA
- a CDS encoding MFS transporter: protein MSGPKVTVGIAGVLALPEFRKLWLGQIFSQLADKFYIVLMVFLIAQYWVGTAPPTGGALAEAADAFKFNIDSRAQLITLLATGIYVANTIPAMVLGLVAGVWADRWRKREVMVASNALRAGLVLLVPLCLVEGPIWLGLSWGYWALLLITFLESVLTQFFAPAEQAAIPMLVPQPQLLAANSLYQATSMGATIVGFALGDPILRLLQRLLNGVGIHDGEFVLLPLCYGLAALFIARIHVQEPARSESSDSIWQEIGDGLQVLKERASVRSAMVQLVLLYSLLAALYVLAISLASAIKGLGPTQFGTLLAMSGVGLAVGAVAVAQLGNGINRRSLASAGLGTIAFSLVLLGQLRGNLWFTLGLCAVLGIGAALLAIPAQTTIQEDTPEAMRGKVFGLQNNLINIALSLPLVLAGTVVSRYGLMPVLWVLAAIALGAALMERPWRRC from the coding sequence TTGAGCGGCCCCAAAGTCACCGTGGGAATAGCGGGCGTCTTAGCCCTACCTGAATTTCGAAAGCTCTGGCTTGGACAGATCTTCAGCCAGTTGGCCGACAAGTTCTACATCGTCTTGATGGTGTTCCTGATCGCCCAGTACTGGGTGGGCACTGCACCCCCCACGGGCGGAGCCCTTGCCGAGGCCGCCGACGCCTTCAAATTCAACATCGATAGCCGGGCCCAACTGATCACCCTGCTGGCCACAGGCATCTATGTGGCCAACACAATTCCGGCGATGGTGCTGGGCCTGGTGGCAGGGGTGTGGGCCGATCGCTGGCGCAAGCGGGAGGTGATGGTGGCCTCCAACGCCCTGCGGGCCGGCCTGGTCCTATTGGTCCCCCTTTGTCTGGTGGAGGGACCCATCTGGCTGGGATTGAGTTGGGGCTATTGGGCCCTCCTGCTGATCACCTTCCTGGAATCGGTACTCACCCAGTTTTTTGCCCCTGCTGAACAGGCCGCCATCCCGATGCTGGTGCCCCAGCCCCAGCTCCTGGCGGCCAATTCCCTCTATCAAGCCACCAGCATGGGGGCCACGATCGTTGGCTTTGCCCTGGGCGATCCAATCCTGCGCCTACTGCAAAGGCTGCTCAATGGGGTTGGCATCCACGACGGCGAATTCGTATTGCTGCCCCTCTGCTACGGCCTGGCAGCCCTATTCATCGCCCGAATCCACGTCCAGGAACCAGCGCGCAGCGAGAGCAGCGACAGCATCTGGCAGGAAATTGGCGATGGTCTGCAGGTGCTCAAGGAGCGGGCCAGTGTGCGCAGTGCCATGGTCCAGCTGGTGCTGCTCTACAGCCTGCTGGCGGCCCTCTATGTGCTGGCAATCAGCCTGGCTTCCGCCATCAAGGGCCTGGGGCCCACCCAATTCGGCACCTTGCTGGCGATGAGCGGCGTGGGCCTGGCAGTGGGAGCCGTGGCGGTGGCCCAGCTGGGCAATGGCATCAACCGGCGCAGTCTGGCCTCAGCTGGCCTTGGCACAATTGCCTTCAGCCTGGTTTTGTTGGGGCAATTGCGCGGCAATTTGTGGTTCACCCTGGGCCTTTGCGCCGTGCTTGGCATAGGTGCTGCCCTGCTGGCCATCCCAGCCCAAACCACGATCCAGGAAGACACCCCAGAAGCGATGCGGGGCAAGGTTTTTGGCCTCCAAAACAACCTGATCAATATCGCCTTGAGCCTGCCCCTGGTGCTCGCCGGCACCGTGGTGAGCCGCTATGGCCTGATGCCGGTGCTCTGGGTGCTGGCGGCAATTGCCCTAGGGGCGGCCCTCATGGAGCGACCCTGGCGGCGCTGTTAG
- the tyrS gene encoding tyrosine--tRNA ligase: MPEALARGVADLFPCGAAAGSASDGDQQLAARLQEAASEGRPLRIKLGIDPTGTDIHLGHSILFRKLRAFQDEGHTAVLILGDFTARIGDPTGKSATRVQLSAAEVEANAETYLQQLGQGQDPAHALLDFETPGRLEVRRNSDWLSGLDLPEVIELLGTTTVGQMLAKEDFANRYGSGTPISLHEFLYPLLQGYDSVAISADLELGGTDQKFNVAMGRDLQRHFGQRPQFAMLLPILPGLDGVQKMSKSLGNTVGLAEDPLSMYSKLEKVPDAVLSDYITLLTNLDLAGLPANPRERQKALALEITGQRHGLAAAQAAQADAAKLVGGAAGVGAADADVPEASMDGVNFPAKAFYLLSAIGICSGSSDARRQIQGGGVKLDGIKLADPNQEFAAATELEGKVLQIGKKIFRRLVAS; the protein is encoded by the coding sequence ATGCCGGAAGCTTTGGCCAGGGGTGTGGCCGATCTTTTCCCCTGTGGAGCGGCGGCTGGGTCGGCCAGCGATGGTGATCAACAATTGGCCGCGAGGCTCCAGGAAGCTGCCAGCGAGGGCCGGCCCCTGCGGATCAAGCTCGGCATTGACCCCACCGGCACGGATATTCACCTGGGGCACTCAATCCTGTTTCGCAAGTTGCGGGCCTTCCAAGATGAGGGCCATACGGCGGTTTTGATCCTGGGCGATTTCACCGCCCGCATCGGTGATCCCACGGGCAAGAGCGCCACCAGGGTGCAGCTCAGCGCTGCCGAGGTGGAGGCCAACGCCGAAACCTATCTGCAGCAGCTGGGCCAGGGTCAGGACCCTGCCCATGCCCTACTTGATTTTGAGACCCCCGGTCGACTGGAGGTAAGGCGCAACAGCGACTGGCTTTCGGGTTTGGATCTGCCTGAGGTGATTGAGCTGCTGGGCACCACCACCGTGGGCCAGATGCTGGCGAAAGAAGATTTTGCTAACCGCTACGGCTCGGGCACGCCGATTTCCTTGCACGAGTTTCTATACCCCCTCTTGCAGGGCTACGACTCAGTGGCAATTAGCGCCGATCTGGAGCTGGGCGGCACCGACCAGAAGTTCAACGTGGCCATGGGCCGCGATCTGCAGCGTCACTTCGGCCAGCGACCCCAATTTGCGATGCTCCTGCCGATCCTGCCGGGCCTTGATGGGGTCCAGAAGATGAGCAAAAGCCTGGGCAACACCGTGGGCCTAGCCGAAGACCCGCTCTCGATGTATTCGAAGCTTGAGAAGGTGCCCGATGCGGTGCTCTCCGACTACATCACCCTGCTCACCAACTTGGATTTGGCTGGCTTGCCCGCCAATCCCCGGGAGCGCCAGAAGGCCCTGGCCCTTGAAATCACTGGCCAGCGCCATGGACTGGCTGCCGCCCAGGCGGCCCAGGCCGATGCGGCCAAGCTGGTGGGGGGAGCGGCTGGCGTGGGTGCGGCCGATGCAGATGTGCCCGAGGCCTCTATGGACGGGGTGAATTTCCCGGCCAAGGCCTTTTACTTGCTCAGTGCCATTGGCATCTGCTCCGGCAGTAGCGATGCCCGCCGCCAGATCCAGGGCGGTGGGGTCAAGCTCGACGGGATCAAGCTGGCCGACCCGAATCAGGAGTTCGCTGCGGCAACTGAGCTGGAGGGCAAGGTGCTGCAAATCGGCAAGAAAATTTTCCGGCGCCTGGTGGCGAGCTGA
- a CDS encoding glycosyltransferase family 4 protein produces MAHIAWLGKKSPFCGNVTYGLSTTHALRSRGHGISFIHFDTPAGTMSSGGGPDVSLPYLVKSQVYTIPSPGAQRELRESLERLRPDLVHASLTLSPLDFRLPDLCQQLGLPLVATFHPAFDASLRNITAGTQQLTYQLYAPALAKFDRVIVFSELQAELLMRLGLRSDRLAVIPNGVDVGTWKPAIPTAISPDLADLRRRFAGRRVFLYMGRVATEKNVEALLKAWRLVRPAGCVLLIVGDGPLRSALQTSTEENDVVWWGYEPRLEMRVALQQLAEVFLLPSLVEGLSLALLEAMASGTACVATDAGADGEVLEGGAGIVISTQGVTTQLRTLLPVLRDQPVLTAELGRQARTRALERYTLEGNIDQLERLYAELAPRLKLELPPPQHNRPQRPLPGLGQR; encoded by the coding sequence GTGGCCCACATTGCCTGGCTAGGCAAGAAATCCCCCTTCTGCGGCAACGTCACCTACGGCCTCAGCACCACCCACGCCCTGCGCAGTCGCGGGCATGGAATCAGCTTTATCCATTTCGACACGCCCGCCGGCACCATGAGCAGCGGCGGCGGGCCCGATGTTTCCCTGCCTTACCTGGTCAAATCCCAGGTGTACACAATCCCCTCCCCGGGGGCCCAGCGGGAGCTGAGGGAGTCACTGGAGCGACTGCGGCCCGATCTGGTGCACGCCAGCCTGACCCTCTCACCCCTGGATTTCCGCCTACCAGACCTATGCCAACAACTGGGGCTGCCGCTGGTGGCCACCTTCCACCCAGCCTTTGACGCCAGCCTGCGCAACATCACCGCCGGCACCCAGCAGCTCACCTACCAGCTCTATGCGCCGGCCCTGGCCAAGTTTGATCGGGTGATTGTGTTCTCCGAACTCCAGGCTGAGCTGTTGATGCGCTTGGGCCTGCGATCCGACCGCCTGGCCGTAATCCCCAACGGCGTGGATGTGGGAACTTGGAAACCAGCCATCCCAACGGCCATCAGCCCAGATCTGGCCGACCTGCGCAGGCGCTTTGCAGGCCGGCGGGTATTTCTCTACATGGGCCGGGTAGCCACCGAAAAAAATGTGGAGGCCCTGCTCAAGGCCTGGCGTCTGGTGCGGCCTGCCGGTTGCGTGCTGTTAATCGTGGGGGACGGCCCCCTGCGCAGCGCCCTGCAGACCTCAACGGAAGAGAACGATGTGGTCTGGTGGGGCTATGAACCCCGCCTGGAAATGCGCGTGGCCCTCCAGCAGCTGGCGGAGGTATTCCTGCTCCCCTCCCTGGTGGAGGGGCTGTCGTTGGCGCTACTGGAAGCCATGGCCTCCGGCACCGCCTGCGTGGCCACCGATGCCGGTGCCGATGGCGAGGTACTAGAGGGGGGAGCCGGCATCGTGATCAGCACCCAGGGCGTCACCACCCAATTGCGCACCCTGCTGCCGGTGCTACGCGACCAACCCGTACTCACGGCCGAATTGGGGCGGCAGGCCCGCACCCGGGCCCTGGAGCGCTACACCCTGGAGGGCAACATCGACCAGCTGGAGAGGCTCTATGCCGAGCTGGCGCCCCGCCTCAAGCTAGAGCTGCCCCCACCTCAGCACAACAGGCCGCAAAGGCCGCTGCCGGGTCTGGGGCAGCGGTGA
- the msrA gene encoding peptide-methionine (S)-S-oxide reductase MsrA, with the protein MKANWRIAHGLFSFFLALFWLAPLAYAAPPTQEAVLAGGCFWCLEHDLGKLPGVVKAESGYSGGSLANPTYQQVSGEGTGHQEAVLVRFDPKRISYPALLRSYWRNVDPLDGKGQFCDRGDSYRPVIFFNSPQQRAAAEASLKAAAAELKRPEAAIRVEIKPLQRFWLGEGYHQNYADRNSVKYNYYRWACGRDRRLDSLWGNKARTGAAW; encoded by the coding sequence TTGAAGGCAAATTGGCGCATTGCCCACGGTTTGTTCAGCTTTTTTCTTGCCCTGTTTTGGCTGGCACCGCTGGCCTATGCAGCACCTCCTACCCAGGAGGCGGTGCTGGCTGGGGGCTGTTTTTGGTGTTTAGAGCACGATTTGGGAAAACTGCCCGGGGTGGTTAAGGCCGAAAGCGGCTACAGCGGCGGCAGCTTGGCCAATCCCACCTATCAGCAGGTATCTGGAGAGGGAACGGGTCATCAGGAGGCAGTCTTGGTGCGTTTTGATCCCAAGCGCATCAGCTACCCCGCCCTACTGCGCAGCTACTGGCGCAATGTGGACCCCCTTGATGGCAAGGGACAGTTCTGTGATCGCGGTGATTCATACCGGCCGGTGATCTTTTTCAATTCACCCCAGCAGCGCGCCGCCGCCGAGGCGAGCCTGAAGGCAGCGGCGGCGGAATTGAAGAGGCCTGAGGCGGCGATCCGCGTTGAGATCAAGCCCCTGCAGCGCTTTTGGCTAGGGGAGGGCTACCACCAGAACTATGCCGATCGCAACAGCGTCAAATACAACTATTACCGCTGGGCCTGCGGTCGGGACCGCCGCCTGGATTCCCTTTGGGGAAACAAGGCCCGCACAGGAGCCGCCTGGTAA
- a CDS encoding DUF1825 family protein, which produces MAFFESEIVQDEAKRLFVDYQQLMELGGEYARFDREGKKLYIERMEEMMERYRVFMKRFELSEDFQAKLTIEQLRTQLGQFGLTPETMFGQMNQTLERMKGELD; this is translated from the coding sequence ATGGCGTTCTTCGAATCCGAAATTGTTCAAGATGAGGCCAAGCGCCTTTTTGTTGATTACCAGCAGCTGATGGAGCTGGGTGGCGAGTACGCCAGGTTTGATCGGGAGGGCAAAAAGCTCTACATCGAGAGAATGGAAGAAATGATGGAGCGCTATCGGGTGTTCATGAAGCGTTTTGAGCTCTCGGAAGACTTCCAGGCAAAGTTGACCATTGAGCAGTTGCGCACCCAGTTGGGCCAGTTTGGACTCACTCCTGAAACGATGTTTGGGCAGATGAACCAAACCCTCGAGCGCATGAAGGGCGAGCTTGATTGA
- the lpxA gene encoding acyl-ACP--UDP-N-acetylglucosamine O-acyltransferase produces MATSIHPTAVVDPKAQLGEGVRVGPYAVIGADVVIGAASTIGPHVVLDGRVRMGERNHIFPGACIGLEPQDLKYSGDPTAVVMGDDNTIRECVTINRATTGEQETRLGNGNLLMAYSHLGHNCELGDRIVIANGVAVAGHVVVGDRAVIGGVLGIHQFVHIGTLAMVGGMSRIERDVPPFTMVEGHPSRVRALNKIGLQRSGLAEANAGQQLTELKRTWNLIYREGVPLAQALERLRSQSLGGAAEQLVAFLEASLAPSRRGPIPGAR; encoded by the coding sequence ATGGCGACCTCCATCCATCCCACCGCTGTTGTTGATCCCAAGGCCCAATTGGGTGAAGGGGTTCGGGTAGGCCCCTATGCGGTTATTGGTGCCGATGTGGTGATCGGTGCGGCCAGCACGATTGGCCCCCATGTGGTGCTGGATGGTCGGGTGCGCATGGGGGAGCGCAACCACATTTTTCCCGGTGCCTGCATCGGCCTTGAACCCCAGGACCTCAAATACTCAGGTGACCCCACCGCCGTGGTGATGGGGGATGACAACACGATCCGGGAGTGCGTAACCATCAACCGTGCCACCACCGGCGAACAGGAAACGCGGCTGGGTAATGGCAACTTGCTGATGGCCTACAGCCACCTGGGCCACAACTGTGAGCTGGGCGATCGAATAGTGATTGCCAATGGGGTGGCCGTGGCCGGCCATGTGGTGGTGGGCGACCGGGCCGTGATTGGCGGAGTGCTGGGCATCCACCAGTTCGTCCATATCGGCACCCTGGCGATGGTGGGTGGCATGAGTCGGATTGAGCGGGATGTGCCCCCCTTCACCATGGTTGAGGGCCATCCCTCGCGGGTGCGGGCGCTCAACAAGATCGGCCTCCAGCGCAGTGGCCTGGCCGAGGCCAATGCGGGCCAGCAGTTGACTGAACTCAAGCGCACCTGGAACCTGATTTATCGAGAGGGTGTGCCCCTGGCCCAGGCCCTCGAAAGGTTGCGCAGCCAATCCCTGGGCGGCGCGGCTGAACAGCTGGTGGCCTTCCTGGAGGCCTCCCTGGCCCCCTCTAGGAGGGGGCCCATCCCCGGGGCGCGTTGA
- the lpxB gene encoding lipid-A-disaccharide synthase — translation MLRLLVSTGEVSGDLQGSLLVKALYQEAQRRGLQLEVVALGGERMERAGAVLLANTTRMGAIGLLEAIPFVLPTLKLQRRLKRWFKGEPPDGVVLIDYMGPNVSLGLRLKRKFPQVPVTYYIAPQEWAFKFGSKGRSNLISFTNQILAIFEQEARFYRCRGANVTYVGHPLLDTIGELPTKTDARRQLGLAVDAPVLLLMPASRRQELRYMLPKIAAAAASLQRQDPNLQVVVSTGLPGFESHLARHLDQLGVRALIIPAADSDRLKPALCAAADVAIAKSGTVNLELALRGVPQVVVYRVSRVTAFLARHILRFNVPHISPVNLVLGERLVPELLQEGLTVKAILQQAFPLLAADSAPRQKMLVGYGRLRSELGEPGVTQRAARAILDQVLEVSL, via the coding sequence ATGCTGCGCCTTTTGGTTAGTACCGGTGAGGTTTCCGGGGATCTCCAGGGATCCCTGTTGGTGAAGGCCCTGTATCAAGAGGCCCAGCGCCGCGGATTGCAGTTAGAGGTGGTGGCCCTGGGTGGTGAGCGGATGGAAAGGGCAGGGGCTGTCCTGTTGGCCAACACCACCCGGATGGGGGCGATTGGTCTGCTCGAGGCCATCCCTTTTGTGCTGCCCACCCTGAAGCTGCAGCGCCGTCTCAAGCGTTGGTTCAAGGGAGAGCCCCCCGATGGGGTTGTCTTGATCGATTACATGGGCCCCAACGTGAGCCTTGGCCTGAGGCTGAAGCGCAAATTCCCCCAAGTGCCCGTCACCTATTACATCGCTCCCCAGGAGTGGGCCTTCAAATTTGGCTCCAAGGGCCGCAGCAACCTGATCAGTTTCACCAATCAAATCCTGGCGATCTTCGAACAGGAGGCCCGTTTTTACCGCTGCCGTGGCGCCAACGTCACCTATGTGGGCCACCCCCTGCTGGACACGATCGGCGAGCTGCCAACAAAGACCGATGCCCGGCGGCAGCTGGGCCTGGCCGTTGATGCCCCAGTGCTGCTACTGATGCCCGCCTCTAGGCGCCAGGAGTTGCGCTACATGCTTCCCAAAATTGCCGCTGCGGCCGCTTCCCTGCAGCGCCAGGATCCCAACCTGCAGGTGGTGGTTTCCACCGGTTTGCCTGGGTTTGAAAGTCACCTGGCTAGGCACCTGGATCAGCTGGGCGTCAGGGCCCTAATCATTCCGGCCGCCGATTCCGATCGACTTAAACCAGCCCTCTGTGCTGCCGCTGATGTGGCGATTGCCAAGTCGGGCACCGTCAATTTGGAGTTGGCCCTGCGCGGTGTGCCCCAGGTGGTGGTCTATCGGGTTAGTCGGGTGACGGCTTTCCTGGCACGCCATATCCTGCGCTTCAACGTGCCCCACATCTCTCCGGTCAATTTGGTGCTGGGGGAGCGCCTGGTGCCAGAGCTGCTGCAGGAAGGCCTAACGGTCAAAGCGATCCTCCAGCAGGCTTTTCCCCTGCTTGCAGCTGATTCGGCCCCTCGCCAGAAGATGCTCGTTGGCTACGGACGCCTGCGCAGTGAGTTGGGCGAACCTGGGGTTACCCAGCGGGCGGCAAGGGCGATCCTGGATCAGGTACTGGAGGTTTCGCTTTGA
- a CDS encoding response regulator transcription factor encodes MGKNGATNCPPPLDLTPLIDQVCRNNDQANLLLKDVRIVACFGSRALLVAFLGWTANHASVVGAATTEAEALQLVETHQPQMVLLSDRLEQGNGISLVQRIKGRWPQMHTILLICQEQRQHQIKAAIDACCDGILLESKLGLGMGVAALNAVGGGGIFIDKSLQEIFRRGHEHGAPIEPLTARELEVLALVAKGKGNSKIGSELYISADTVKTHLSNVMRKLQAQDRTQAAVIGLRWGLIDWPEMDWPR; translated from the coding sequence GTGGGCAAAAATGGGGCCACTAATTGCCCGCCACCCCTGGATTTAACACCCCTAATCGACCAGGTTTGCCGCAATAACGACCAGGCCAACCTGCTGTTGAAGGACGTCCGAATCGTGGCGTGCTTTGGCAGCAGGGCCCTCCTGGTGGCATTTCTCGGCTGGACCGCCAACCATGCCTCGGTGGTGGGAGCTGCCACCACCGAAGCGGAAGCACTCCAGCTGGTGGAGACCCATCAGCCCCAGATGGTGCTGCTCAGCGACCGCCTGGAGCAGGGCAATGGCATTTCGCTGGTGCAGCGGATAAAGGGCCGTTGGCCGCAGATGCACACCATCCTGCTGATCTGCCAGGAGCAGCGTCAACACCAGATCAAGGCCGCGATAGATGCCTGCTGCGATGGCATTTTGCTGGAATCGAAGCTGGGCCTGGGTATGGGGGTGGCCGCCCTCAACGCCGTGGGCGGCGGCGGCATTTTTATCGACAAAAGCCTGCAGGAGATCTTCCGTCGCGGCCACGAACATGGCGCGCCGATCGAACCGCTCACGGCCCGGGAGTTGGAGGTGCTTGCCCTGGTGGCCAAGGGCAAGGGCAACAGCAAGATCGGCTCAGAGCTCTACATCTCAGCCGACACAGTCAAGACCCACCTCAGCAACGTGATGCGCAAGCTCCAGGCCCAGGACCGCACCCAAGCCGCCGTAATTGGTCTGCGCTGGGGGCTGATCGACTGGCCTGAGATGGATTGGCCTCGCTAG